A genome region from Cyanobacteriota bacterium includes the following:
- a CDS encoding DUF1818 family protein — protein sequence LASTMQEMAQQLMDAERISCEAASDLLWLEAEGFPHAYSLRFILLNGRRGDGYWTPTAVPSFFQAVQDLAAKIQAVTTS from the coding sequence AGCTTGCCAGCACCATGCAAGAGATGGCACAGCAATTGATGGATGCAGAGCGGATTAGTTGTGAAGCAGCAAGTGATTTACTTTGGCTAGAAGCAGAAGGGTTTCCCCATGCTTACAGCCTACGCTTCATCCTGCTTAATGGGAGACGCGGTGATGGCTATTGGACACCTACTGCTGTACCAAGCTTTTTCCAGGCGGTACAAGATCTGGCTGCTAAAATCCAAGCGGTCACTACCAGTTAG